The Pseudomonas sp. MPC6 nucleotide sequence CGGACAGGAAGTACAACCCCGACGCGAGATTCCCGGTGTATTCCTTCAGCGCACCGATCACGAACGGCCCGATGTAGCCACCCAGGTTGCCTACCGAATTGATCAAGGCGATCCCGGCGGCCGCGCTGGCGCCAGCGAAGAAACGACCCGGCAACGTCCAGAACACCGCCGTGCAGGAAAACAGCGCGAATGCCACCAGGCACAACGCGCCCAGTTGCAGCACCGGCACCGTCAGCCAGGCGCTGAGGAACAGACCGATGGCGCCCAACACGTAAAGCACGGCCAGGTGACCATAGCGATCATTCAAGCGATCGGAACTGCGCGGAATGATCAGCAAACCGATGATCCCGAAGATGTAGGGTACCGACGACACGAAACCAGTCACCAGATCGGTGCCGCCAAATTGCTTGATCAAGGTCGGCAGCCACAAACCCAAGCCATAGATGCTCAGCGTCACCGGCAGATAAAACAGCGCCAGCAGCAACACGCGTTTGTCCTTCAGCGCATGCAGCGGATTGCCGTGGCGGGTCTGGCCGTACTCCTCAAGATCCTTTTGCAGTTCGCCGGTCAGCCAGTCCTTCTCGGCCTGATCCATCCATTTCACGTGCTTGGGGCCATCGGGCAACCAACGCAGCACCGGCCAGGTCAACAGGATCGCCGGCGTGCCGATGACGATGAACAGCCACTGCCAGCCGTGCAGACCCAGGATGCCGTCCATGCCGAGCAAGCCGCCGGATACCGGGCCGGTGATCAACATGGCGATGGGTTGGGACAGGATGAACAACCCGAGGATCTTGCCGCGATGGCGAACCGGGAACCATTGGGTGATGTAGTAGAGAACGCCCGGGAAGAATCCGGCTTCGGCCGCGCCGAGCAGGAAGCGCATCACATAGAAGCTGTGCGGCCCCTGGACGAAGGCCATGCCGATGGTGATGGCGCCCCAGGTGATCATGATTCGCGCAAACCAGCGCCGCGCACCGAAGCGTTCGAGCATCAGGTTGCTGGGGATTTCCAGCAGGAAGTAACCAATGAAGAACAGCCCGGCACCCAGACCGTAGGCGGCGTCACCGATGCCGAGATCGGCGCCCATGTGCAGCTTGGCGAAGCCTACGGCGGAACGATCCACATAGGCGATCAGGTACAGCAGGATCAGGAAGGGAATTAGTTTCAGTGTGATGCGACGAATAAGCCGCAGTTCCTGGCTCATGAGATCGGTCTCCGATTGTTGTTATAGAACCTCGGGGGACGCCTCTCGCGGAAAACCGCCAGGGCCATCCCTCCGTTGGAAGCGACTATATAGTAATACTATTTAACCAACAACACTTCCAAACAGAGCAATTTGGGCTTATGTTAAGCGCCAACTGCAGCATTATAGTCATACAATAAGAGAATCAATTATGTCTGATAAGCAACCCACCCTGCGCTCCGCCCAATGGTTTGGCACCGCCGACAAGAACGGCTTCATGTACCGCAGCTGGATGAAGAATCAGGGCATCGCCGACCACCAGTTCCACGGCAAGCCGATCATCGGCATCTGCAACACCTGGTCGGAACTGACCCCGTGCAACGCGCACTTCCGCCAGATTGCGGAGCACGTCAAGCGCGGGGTGATCGAAGCCGGGGGCTTCCCGGTGGAGTTTCCGGTGTTCTCCAACGGTGAATCGAACCTGCGTCCCACCGCCATGCTCACCCGCAACCTGGCGAGCATGGATGTGGAAGAAGCGATTCGCGGTAACCCGATCGATGGCGTAGTGCTGCTGACCGGTTGCGACAAGACCACCCCGGCTCTGCTGATGGGCGCGGCCAGTTGCGACGTGCCGGCGATCGTCGTCACTGGCGGGCCGATGCTCAATGGCAAGCACAAGGGTCAGGACATTGGCTCGGGCACTGTGGTCTGGCAGCTCAGCGAGCAGGTAAAAGCCGGCACCATCACCATTGACGATTTCCTCGCGGCCGAGGGCGGCATGTCCCGGTCGGCGGGCACTTGCAACACCATGGGCACGGCCTCGACCATGGCTTGCATGGCGGAAGCGCTGGGCACTTCCCTGCCCCACAACGCGGCGATTCCGGCCGTCGATGCACGTCGTTATGTGCTGGCGCACATGTCCGGCATGCGCGCAGTGGAGATGGTGCGCGAAGATTTGCGACTGTCGAAGATCCTGACCAAGGAAGCGTTCGAAAACGCCATTCGCGTGAACGCGGCCATCGGCGGTTCGACCAATGCGGTGATCCACCTGAAGGCGATTGCCGGGCGCATCGGCGTAGCACTGGATCTGGATGACTGGACCCGCATCGGTCGCGGCATGCCAACCATCGTCGACCTGCAACCGTCCGGACGCTTCCTGATGGAAGAGTTCTACTACGCCGGTGGCTTGCCAGCGGTACTGCGCCGCCTCGGCGAAGCCAACCTTATCCCGCATCCGAACGCCTTGACCGTCAACGGCAAGACCCTCGGCGAGAATACCAAGGACGCGCCGATCTACGGCCAGGACGAAGTCATCCGC carries:
- a CDS encoding IlvD/Edd family dehydratase, with translation MSDKQPTLRSAQWFGTADKNGFMYRSWMKNQGIADHQFHGKPIIGICNTWSELTPCNAHFRQIAEHVKRGVIEAGGFPVEFPVFSNGESNLRPTAMLTRNLASMDVEEAIRGNPIDGVVLLTGCDKTTPALLMGAASCDVPAIVVTGGPMLNGKHKGQDIGSGTVVWQLSEQVKAGTITIDDFLAAEGGMSRSAGTCNTMGTASTMACMAEALGTSLPHNAAIPAVDARRYVLAHMSGMRAVEMVREDLRLSKILTKEAFENAIRVNAAIGGSTNAVIHLKAIAGRIGVALDLDDWTRIGRGMPTIVDLQPSGRFLMEEFYYAGGLPAVLRRLGEANLIPHPNALTVNGKTLGENTKDAPIYGQDEVIRTLDNPIRADGGICVLRGNLAPLGAVLKPSAASAELMQHRGRAVVFENFDMYKARINDPELDVDANSILVMKNCGPKGYPGMAEVGNMGLPAKLLAQGVTDMVRISDARMSGTAYGTVVLHVAPEAAAGGPLATVKEGDWIELDCANGRLHLDIPDAELAARMADLQPPQQLIVGGYRQLYIDHVLQADQGCDFDFLVGCRGSEVPRHSH
- a CDS encoding MFS transporter, with translation MSQELRLIRRITLKLIPFLILLYLIAYVDRSAVGFAKLHMGADLGIGDAAYGLGAGLFFIGYFLLEIPSNLMLERFGARRWFARIMITWGAITIGMAFVQGPHSFYVMRFLLGAAEAGFFPGVLYYITQWFPVRHRGKILGLFILSQPIAMLITGPVSGGLLGMDGILGLHGWQWLFIVIGTPAILLTWPVLRWLPDGPKHVKWMDQAEKDWLTGELQKDLEEYGQTRHGNPLHALKDKRVLLLALFYLPVTLSIYGLGLWLPTLIKQFGGTDLVTGFVSSVPYIFGIIGLLIIPRSSDRLNDRYGHLAVLYVLGAIGLFLSAWLTVPVLQLGALCLVAFALFSCTAVFWTLPGRFFAGASAAAGIALINSVGNLGGYIGPFVIGALKEYTGNLASGLYFLSGVMMFGLILTGVVYRVLERKQALPADQFAASARGASRT